A portion of the Krasilnikovia cinnamomea genome contains these proteins:
- a CDS encoding DUF4383 domain-containing protein yields the protein MAHTPVNHPLRPLYRAIGALMGAYLVVFGVVGFIVTADEGLFGKSTDKVLGQDTNLFWSIVSLVLGVLVLGATALGNNRDAAAYTFVGWGLIVVGSYSLAVLRTDVNVLDFGMATVIVTWLVALCLIMAGQYTKVAPAKLAGAPRQVREGAAA from the coding sequence ATGGCGCACACCCCGGTCAACCACCCGCTGCGGCCGCTCTACCGCGCCATCGGCGCCCTGATGGGCGCGTATCTCGTCGTGTTCGGCGTGGTCGGCTTCATCGTCACCGCCGACGAGGGTCTGTTCGGCAAGTCCACCGACAAGGTGCTCGGCCAGGACACCAACCTGTTCTGGTCGATCGTGTCGCTGGTGCTCGGCGTGCTGGTGCTCGGCGCGACGGCCCTGGGCAACAACCGCGACGCCGCCGCCTACACGTTCGTGGGCTGGGGACTCATCGTGGTCGGTAGCTACTCCCTGGCGGTGCTGCGCACCGACGTGAACGTCCTGGACTTCGGCATGGCGACCGTCATCGTGACGTGGCTCGTCGCGCTGTGCCTGATCATGGCGGGCCAGTACACCAAGGTCGCCCCGGCGAAGCTGGCCGGTGCCCCGCGCCAGGTCCGCGAGGGCGCCGCGGCCTGA
- a CDS encoding ABC-F family ATP-binding cassette domain-containing protein, whose protein sequence is MANIVNLDRVGKGYGAAGQLLTDVSLGLDDDARVGIVGLNGAGKSTLLRLLAKVEEPDSGRVTHRRDLRVAALPQTLNLAAEATVRDVVLGTAWLAQGMGAEHEWAGDAGVRAILDGLGMAYLGLDTPVGPMSGGERRRVALAALLVREADLLILDEPTNHLDVAGVDWLARHLLSRRGALVVVTHDRWFLDAVCTATWEVADERVHTYEGGFAAWILARAERERVAAAIEARRQNLLRKEIAWLRRGPPARTSKPQFRIDAANALIADVPPVRDTVSLQRLAVSRLGKQVYDLENVALQAGEKTILTDLTWQVGPGDRIAILGANGAGKTTLLRLLAGVRTTDGGRLVTGATVRPAFLSQELAELPGQLRLLEAVEEVAKRVRLGEKEMSAAQLAEVFGFTDKRIWTPVSDLSGGERRRLQLLRLLATEPNVLLLDEPTNDLDTDTLASLEDLLDSWPGTMIVASHDRYLVERVTDTAYGMFGDGRLVHLPGGIDEYLMRAAARGATDVTSASAPTATAAAPEQPGMSAGELRAARKELTRLERQLGKLEERILSINESLAVHGADYDKIVELDAQLRAAQSERAQVEEAWLELAEQVPGH, encoded by the coding sequence GTGGCCAACATCGTCAATCTGGACCGGGTCGGCAAGGGGTACGGCGCCGCCGGTCAGCTGCTCACCGACGTCTCCCTCGGGCTGGACGACGACGCCCGCGTCGGCATCGTCGGCCTCAACGGCGCGGGCAAGTCGACCCTGCTGCGCCTGCTGGCCAAGGTCGAGGAGCCCGACTCGGGCCGGGTCACCCACCGCCGGGACCTGCGGGTGGCCGCCCTGCCCCAGACGCTGAACCTGGCCGCCGAGGCCACCGTCCGCGACGTCGTGCTGGGCACGGCCTGGCTCGCGCAGGGCATGGGCGCGGAGCACGAGTGGGCGGGCGACGCCGGGGTGCGGGCGATCCTGGACGGGCTCGGCATGGCGTACCTGGGGTTGGACACCCCGGTCGGGCCGATGTCCGGCGGGGAGCGCCGCCGGGTCGCGCTGGCCGCTCTGCTGGTCCGCGAGGCCGACCTGCTGATCCTGGACGAGCCCACCAACCATCTCGACGTGGCGGGCGTGGACTGGCTGGCCCGGCACCTGCTGTCCCGGCGGGGCGCGCTGGTCGTGGTCACCCACGACCGCTGGTTCCTGGACGCGGTGTGCACCGCCACCTGGGAGGTCGCGGACGAGCGGGTGCACACGTACGAGGGTGGCTTCGCGGCGTGGATCCTGGCCCGGGCGGAGCGGGAGCGCGTCGCGGCGGCCATCGAGGCGCGCCGGCAGAACCTGCTCCGCAAGGAGATCGCCTGGCTGCGCCGGGGCCCGCCGGCGCGTACGTCGAAGCCGCAGTTCCGCATCGACGCCGCGAACGCGCTGATCGCGGACGTGCCGCCGGTCCGCGACACGGTCAGCCTGCAGCGGCTGGCGGTCTCCCGGCTGGGCAAACAGGTGTACGACCTGGAGAACGTCGCGCTCCAGGCGGGTGAGAAGACGATCCTGACGGATCTCACCTGGCAGGTGGGCCCCGGCGACCGGATCGCGATCCTCGGGGCGAACGGGGCGGGCAAGACCACCCTGCTGCGTCTGCTGGCCGGGGTGCGGACCACGGACGGCGGGCGGCTGGTCACGGGCGCGACCGTGCGACCCGCGTTCCTGTCGCAGGAACTGGCCGAGCTGCCGGGGCAGCTGCGCCTGCTGGAGGCGGTCGAGGAGGTCGCCAAGCGGGTCCGCCTGGGCGAGAAGGAGATGTCGGCGGCCCAGCTCGCCGAGGTCTTCGGCTTCACGGACAAGCGGATCTGGACCCCGGTCAGCGACCTGTCCGGCGGTGAGCGCCGCCGGCTGCAGCTGCTGCGGCTGCTGGCCACGGAGCCGAACGTGCTGCTGCTCGACGAGCCCACCAACGACCTGGACACGGACACCCTGGCGTCGCTGGAGGACCTGCTGGACTCCTGGCCGGGCACGATGATCGTGGCCAGCCACGACCGTTACCTGGTCGAACGGGTGACCGACACCGCGTACGGGATGTTCGGCGACGGGCGGCTGGTGCATCTGCCCGGCGGCATCGACGAGTACCTGATGCGCGCCGCGGCGCGCGGCGCGACGGACGTCACGTCGGCGTCGGCGCCCACCGCGACCGCCGCCGCACCGGAGCAGCCGGGCATGTCCGCCGGGGAGCTGCGGGCCGCCCGCAAGGAGCTGACCCGGCTGGAGCGCCAGCTCGGCAAGCTGGAGGAGCGCATCCTCTCGATCAACGAGAGCCTGGCGGTGCACGGCGCCGACTACGACAAGATCGTGGAGCTGGACGCCCAGCTACGTGCCGCGCAGTCGGAGCGGGCGCAGGTCGAGGAGGCCTGGCTGGAGCTGGCCGAGCAGGTCCCGGGCCACTGA
- a CDS encoding 4-(cytidine 5'-diphospho)-2-C-methyl-D-erythritol kinase, with amino-acid sequence MTEAWGPDDDKPRRSAGPVRVRVPAKINLHLGVGPLRSDGYHELNTVYHAISLFDELTARAGDTLTLTMEGEGAGELALDESNLIIRAARALATEARVPAHARLHLRKSIPLAGGLAGGSADAAATLLACDLLWGTGLSRDELGEIGATLGSDVPFLLHGGTALGTGHGEAVSPILARPTTWHWVVAIADGGLATPEVYRELDRLRAGGSAPVALGPADALMAALRQRDPAVLGAVLGNDLQAAALALRPHLADVLKTGAEAGALAGIVSGSGPTCVFLTADGAHAQTVAAALADAGVCREAVTARGPMPGARVI; translated from the coding sequence GTGACCGAGGCGTGGGGGCCGGACGACGACAAGCCGCGCCGCTCGGCCGGCCCGGTCCGGGTTCGGGTCCCCGCGAAGATCAACCTTCATCTCGGGGTGGGGCCGCTGCGCTCCGACGGCTACCACGAGCTGAACACCGTCTACCACGCGATCAGCCTGTTCGACGAGCTGACCGCCCGCGCCGGCGACACCCTCACCCTGACCATGGAGGGCGAGGGCGCAGGTGAGCTGGCCCTCGACGAGAGCAACCTGATCATCCGGGCGGCGCGCGCCCTGGCCACCGAGGCCCGGGTGCCCGCGCACGCCCGGCTGCACCTGCGCAAGTCGATCCCGCTGGCCGGAGGCCTGGCCGGGGGCAGCGCCGACGCGGCCGCCACGCTGCTGGCCTGCGACCTGCTCTGGGGCACGGGACTGTCCCGCGACGAGCTGGGCGAGATCGGCGCGACCCTCGGCTCGGACGTGCCGTTCCTGCTGCACGGCGGCACGGCCCTGGGCACCGGCCACGGCGAGGCGGTCAGCCCGATCCTGGCCCGCCCCACGACCTGGCACTGGGTGGTGGCGATCGCCGACGGTGGCCTGGCCACCCCCGAGGTCTACCGCGAGCTGGACCGGCTGCGTGCGGGCGGTTCGGCGCCGGTTGCGCTGGGCCCGGCGGACGCGCTCATGGCGGCACTGCGCCAGCGTGACCCGGCGGTACTCGGCGCCGTACTCGGCAACGACCTGCAGGCCGCCGCGCTGGCGTTGCGCCCCCACCTGGCCGACGTGCTCAAGACCGGCGCCGAGGCGGGCGCGCTGGCGGGCATCGTGTCCGGCTCCGGCCCGACCTGTGTCTTCCTCACCGCGGACGGCGCGCACGCCCAGACGGTGGCGGCTGCGCTGGCCGACGCGGGGGTGTGCCGGGAGGCGGTCACCGCGCGCGGGCCGATGCCGGGGGCGCGGGTAATCTAG
- a CDS encoding Uma2 family endonuclease, with translation MTAETAGHVMWSPDPVTQRAAGYTLEDVLNLPDDAPRVELRDGVMIVVPSPTAGHQKISNLLWLWFRQQAPEIYYEPLTAVGVAVGLGDTHEPDVLLLHQPVSEDRHFFLPSQVAIVVEVVSPSTKRRDRLEKPVAYAAAGIPHYWRIEQDPLHVFAYDLRDGRYELVADSDTELVLSEPFEIRLPIRDITP, from the coding sequence ATGACCGCCGAGACAGCCGGCCACGTCATGTGGTCACCCGACCCGGTCACGCAGCGGGCTGCGGGGTACACCCTCGAGGACGTCCTGAACCTGCCCGATGACGCCCCCCGCGTCGAGCTTCGCGATGGAGTCATGATCGTGGTTCCCTCCCCCACGGCCGGGCATCAGAAGATCAGCAATCTGCTGTGGCTGTGGTTCCGTCAGCAGGCTCCCGAGATCTACTACGAGCCGTTGACCGCGGTCGGCGTCGCCGTCGGTCTCGGCGACACCCACGAGCCGGATGTGCTGCTGTTGCATCAACCGGTTTCGGAGGACCGGCACTTCTTCCTGCCATCGCAGGTCGCCATCGTGGTGGAGGTGGTGTCGCCGAGCACGAAGCGCCGGGACCGGCTGGAGAAGCCGGTCGCGTACGCGGCCGCGGGCATTCCGCACTACTGGCGCATCGAGCAGGATCCGCTGCACGTGTTCGCGTACGACCTGCGGGACGGGCGGTATGAGCTGGTCGCCGACTCGGACACCGAGCTGGTGTTGAGCGAGCCGTTCGAGATCCGGCTGCCGATCCGGGACATCACTCCGTGA
- the rsmA gene encoding 16S rRNA (adenine(1518)-N(6)/adenine(1519)-N(6))-dimethyltransferase RsmA — MADALLGPAEIRELAARLGVTPTKKLGQNFVHDPNTVRRIVAAAGLTGDDVALEVGPGLGSLTLGLLPVAAHVHAVEIDPVLAAALPVTVGERADAARLTVHPADALRITAAELDPAPTMLVANLPYNVAVPVVLHLLAGLPTLRGGLVMVQKEVADRLVAGPGSKVYGVPSVKLAWYAHARPAGRVPPAVFWPVPNVDSGLVAFTGREPPADVDRRAVFAVVDAAFAQRRKTLRAALNGWAGGADNAEKALVTAGINPQARGESLTVEQFAAIAAAGIHHGYGGKLSGTREEVDR; from the coding sequence ATGGCGGACGCACTGCTCGGCCCGGCGGAGATCCGGGAGCTCGCCGCGCGCCTCGGCGTCACGCCGACCAAGAAGCTCGGCCAGAATTTCGTGCACGACCCGAACACCGTCCGGCGCATCGTGGCCGCCGCGGGCCTCACCGGCGACGACGTCGCGCTGGAGGTGGGGCCGGGACTCGGGTCGCTCACCCTCGGGCTGCTTCCGGTGGCGGCGCACGTCCACGCCGTGGAGATCGACCCGGTGCTGGCGGCGGCGCTGCCCGTGACGGTGGGTGAGCGCGCCGACGCCGCACGGCTCACGGTGCATCCGGCGGACGCTCTGCGGATCACCGCCGCCGAGCTGGATCCGGCGCCGACGATGCTGGTGGCGAACCTGCCGTACAACGTGGCCGTGCCGGTGGTGCTGCACCTGCTGGCCGGTCTGCCCACGCTGCGTGGCGGGCTGGTGATGGTGCAGAAGGAGGTGGCGGACCGGCTGGTCGCCGGTCCCGGCTCCAAGGTGTATGGCGTCCCGTCGGTCAAGCTGGCCTGGTACGCGCACGCCCGCCCGGCGGGCCGGGTACCCCCCGCGGTGTTCTGGCCGGTCCCGAACGTGGATTCGGGGCTGGTCGCGTTCACCGGCCGGGAACCGCCCGCCGACGTCGACCGGCGCGCGGTCTTCGCGGTGGTGGACGCGGCGTTCGCGCAGCGCCGCAAGACGCTGCGGGCCGCGCTGAACGGCTGGGCCGGTGGCGCCGACAACGCCGAGAAGGCCCTGGTCACGGCCGGGATCAATCCGCAGGCCCGGGGGGAGTCGCTGACCGTCGAGCAGTTCGCCGCGATCGCGGCTGCCGGAATCCACCACGGGTACGGCGGTAAGCTCAGCGGGACGCGCGAGGAGGTGGACCGATGA
- a CDS encoding TatD family hydrolase, producing MLGRMNTASPAESRRARARRRAGEFPPAPTPLAVPVFDSHTHLDITVHEAGVPGGTGDPVEALVAAAAKVGVDRLVQVGVDVASSRWGAELAARQPAVVATVALHPNEAPTLPDLDEALRAIEALAAEPRVRGVGETGLDTFRTGEAGRAAQEESFRAHIAIAKRYRKPLIIHDRDAHDDVLRVLDSEGAPDTVVLHCFSGDADFAAECVRRGYLLSFAGVVTFASAGNLRAAAAVTPPGQMLVETDAPYLTPMPYRGQPNASYLIPLTVRALAEAADADLDALCAAISATGDRVFGPWR from the coding sequence ATGCTGGGCCGGATGAACACCGCTTCGCCTGCCGAATCCCGCCGTGCCCGTGCCCGCCGCCGCGCGGGGGAGTTCCCGCCCGCGCCCACTCCGCTGGCGGTGCCGGTCTTCGACAGCCACACCCACCTGGACATCACGGTCCACGAGGCGGGCGTGCCCGGCGGCACGGGCGATCCGGTCGAGGCGCTTGTTGCCGCCGCCGCGAAGGTCGGCGTGGACCGGCTCGTGCAGGTCGGGGTGGACGTGGCGTCCTCGCGGTGGGGCGCGGAGCTGGCCGCCCGCCAGCCGGCCGTCGTGGCCACGGTGGCGTTGCACCCCAACGAGGCGCCGACGTTGCCGGATCTCGACGAGGCGTTGCGCGCCATCGAGGCGCTGGCCGCCGAGCCGCGGGTCCGCGGGGTCGGCGAGACCGGGCTGGACACGTTCCGTACCGGCGAGGCGGGGCGCGCGGCGCAGGAGGAGAGTTTCCGGGCGCACATCGCGATCGCCAAGCGGTACCGCAAACCACTGATCATCCACGACCGGGACGCCCACGACGACGTGCTGCGGGTGCTGGACTCCGAAGGCGCCCCGGACACCGTGGTGCTGCACTGCTTCTCCGGCGACGCGGACTTCGCCGCCGAGTGCGTGCGCCGGGGGTACCTGCTCAGTTTCGCGGGCGTGGTGACGTTCGCCAGCGCGGGCAACCTGCGGGCGGCGGCCGCGGTCACCCCGCCCGGGCAGATGCTGGTCGAGACGGACGCGCCGTACCTGACGCCGATGCCGTACCGGGGGCAGCCCAACGCGTCGTACCTGATTCCGCTGACCGTGCGGGCGCTGGCCGAGGCCGCGGACGCGGACCTGGACGCGCTGTGCGCGGCGATCTCCGCCACCGGGGACCGGGTCTTCGGCCCCTGGCGCTAG
- the metG gene encoding methionine--tRNA ligase, whose translation MSHVLAAVAWPYANGPRHIGHVSGFGVPSDVFSRYMRMAGHDVLMVSGTDEHGTPIQVQADAEGVTPRELADRYNRVIVEDLHGLGLSYDLFTRTTTGNHYAVVQELFSGLLDNGYIVRKTTLGAISPSTGRTLPDRYIEGTCPICGYESARGDQCDNCGNQLDPEQLVNPRSRINGETPEFVETEHFFLDLPAFAEALATWLDAREGWRPNVLKFSRNLLDDLQPRAITRDLEWGVPIPLEGWRERNDKRIYVWFDAVIGYLSASIEWARRTGDPEAWRQWWSADGQGKDANAYYFMGKDNIVFHSVIWPALLLGYSGAGDKAGEPGRLGKLNLPTEVVSSEYLTMEGRKFSSSRRVVIYVRDFLERYDADALRYFIAAAGPESNDTDFTWAEFVRRNNDELVAGWGNLVNRSISMAAKNFGAVPEAVELTDADRELLAVAEAGFATVGDLIGRHRQKAAIGEAMRVVAEANKYLSEQAPWQLKDEASKPRMGTILHVALQVVRDANTLLTPFLPHSAQNVHELLGGTGVHAPMPSIVEVEDLDGGPGYPVLMGDYTAGARWERVPLVAGTPLAAPKPVFRKLDPSVVDEELARLEAAE comes from the coding sequence ATGAGCCACGTTCTCGCCGCGGTCGCCTGGCCCTATGCCAACGGTCCGCGCCACATCGGTCATGTCTCCGGCTTCGGGGTGCCCTCCGACGTGTTCAGCCGGTACATGCGGATGGCCGGTCACGACGTGCTCATGGTCTCCGGTACGGACGAGCACGGCACCCCGATCCAGGTCCAGGCCGACGCCGAGGGTGTCACGCCGCGCGAACTGGCCGACCGGTACAACCGGGTGATCGTCGAGGACCTGCACGGCCTCGGGCTGTCGTACGACCTGTTCACCCGCACCACGACCGGTAACCACTACGCCGTGGTGCAGGAGCTGTTCAGTGGCCTGCTGGACAACGGGTACATCGTGCGGAAGACCACCCTGGGCGCGATCTCGCCGTCCACGGGCCGGACCCTGCCCGACCGTTACATCGAGGGCACCTGCCCCATCTGCGGGTACGAGAGCGCCCGCGGCGACCAGTGCGACAACTGCGGCAACCAGCTCGACCCGGAGCAGCTGGTCAACCCCCGGTCGCGGATCAACGGGGAGACCCCGGAGTTCGTCGAGACGGAGCACTTCTTCCTCGACCTGCCCGCCTTTGCCGAGGCGCTGGCCACCTGGCTCGACGCCCGCGAGGGCTGGCGGCCCAACGTACTGAAATTCTCCCGCAATCTCCTCGACGACCTGCAGCCGCGCGCGATCACCCGTGACCTGGAGTGGGGCGTACCCATCCCGCTGGAGGGCTGGCGCGAGCGCAACGACAAGCGCATCTACGTCTGGTTCGACGCGGTGATCGGCTACCTGTCCGCGTCGATCGAGTGGGCGCGGCGCACCGGGGATCCGGAGGCGTGGCGGCAGTGGTGGTCCGCCGACGGGCAGGGCAAGGACGCGAACGCCTACTACTTCATGGGCAAGGACAACATCGTCTTTCACTCCGTCATCTGGCCCGCCCTGCTGCTCGGCTACTCCGGCGCGGGCGACAAGGCGGGGGAGCCGGGGCGGCTGGGCAAGCTGAACCTGCCCACCGAGGTGGTCTCCAGCGAGTACCTGACGATGGAGGGCCGCAAGTTCTCGTCGTCGCGCCGGGTGGTCATCTACGTGCGGGACTTCCTGGAGCGCTACGACGCGGACGCGTTGCGGTACTTCATCGCGGCGGCGGGTCCGGAGAGCAACGACACCGACTTCACCTGGGCCGAGTTCGTGCGGCGCAACAACGACGAGCTGGTCGCGGGCTGGGGCAACCTGGTCAACCGGTCGATCTCGATGGCGGCGAAGAACTTCGGCGCCGTACCCGAAGCGGTCGAGCTGACCGACGCGGACCGTGAGCTGCTCGCGGTGGCCGAGGCGGGTTTCGCGACGGTCGGTGACCTGATCGGGCGGCACCGGCAGAAGGCCGCGATCGGCGAGGCGATGCGGGTGGTGGCCGAGGCCAACAAGTACCTGTCGGAGCAGGCGCCGTGGCAGCTCAAGGACGAGGCGTCCAAGCCCCGGATGGGTACGATCCTGCACGTCGCGCTGCAGGTGGTGCGCGACGCCAACACGCTGCTGACGCCGTTCCTGCCGCACTCGGCGCAGAACGTGCACGAGCTGCTCGGCGGCACGGGGGTGCACGCGCCGATGCCGTCCATCGTGGAGGTCGAGGACCTCGACGGCGGGCCGGGCTACCCGGTGCTGATGGGTGACTACACCGCCGGCGCCAGGTGGGAGCGGGTCCCGCTGGTGGCGGGTACGCCGCTGGCCGCGCCGAAGCCGGTGTTCCGCAAGCTGGATCCGTCCGTTGTGGACGAGGAGCTGGCCCGCCTGGAGGCGGCCGAGTAG
- the rsmI gene encoding 16S rRNA (cytidine(1402)-2'-O)-methyltransferase: protein MTEEDTGRVVLVGAPLGNIGDASTRLRETLATADVVAAEDTRRLARLARDLGVGVAGRVVSYFEGNEERRTPELVDALRSGAVVAVVTDGGMPSVSDPGYRLVRAALDAGFPVTAAPGPSAVTTALALSGLPSDRFVFEGFLPRTPAGRRSRLRELAAEPRTLVFFEAPHRITGALADLAATFGSDRPAAVCRELTKTYEQVRRGGLGELAAWAAEAEPRGEITVVVAGASASPPARPADADLRAAVAEREAGGSSRRDAIAAVAHEYGLRKREVYALIHAD, encoded by the coding sequence GTGACGGAGGAAGACACCGGCCGCGTCGTGCTTGTCGGCGCGCCGCTCGGCAACATCGGCGACGCGTCCACCCGGCTGCGGGAGACCCTGGCGACCGCGGACGTGGTCGCCGCCGAGGACACCCGCCGCCTGGCCCGGCTGGCCCGCGACCTCGGGGTCGGCGTGGCCGGGCGGGTGGTCTCGTACTTCGAGGGCAACGAGGAGCGGCGTACCCCGGAACTGGTCGACGCGCTGCGCTCCGGCGCGGTCGTCGCGGTGGTGACCGACGGCGGCATGCCGAGCGTCTCCGACCCCGGTTACCGGCTCGTCCGCGCGGCCCTGGACGCCGGCTTCCCGGTCACCGCGGCGCCCGGTCCCAGCGCGGTCACCACGGCGCTGGCGCTGTCCGGCCTGCCCAGCGACCGGTTCGTCTTCGAGGGCTTCCTGCCGCGCACTCCCGCCGGGCGCCGGTCCCGGCTGCGTGAGCTGGCCGCCGAACCGCGCACCCTGGTGTTCTTCGAGGCTCCGCACCGCATCACCGGGGCCCTGGCCGACCTCGCCGCCACGTTCGGGTCGGACCGGCCCGCCGCGGTCTGCCGCGAGCTGACCAAGACGTACGAGCAGGTCCGGCGCGGCGGCCTCGGCGAGCTGGCCGCGTGGGCGGCCGAGGCGGAACCCCGCGGTGAGATCACCGTCGTGGTGGCCGGGGCGAGCGCTTCCCCGCCCGCCCGGCCCGCGGACGCGGACCTGCGCGCGGCGGTCGCCGAGCGGGAGGCCGGGGGATCGTCGCGCCGCGACGCCATCGCGGCCGTCGCCCATGAGTACGGCCTGCGCAAACGCGAGGTGTACGCCCTGATCCACGCCGACTGA
- a CDS encoding dolichyl-phosphate-mannose--protein mannosyltransferase, producing MTAAPTAETDIATPDVPEAEPGSARRVPDSVRRRLATLDDWLNPYSWVVTAVIVAVAAILRLAGLSRPKGYIFDEVYYPTDAWDMLQHGVEWDEKTNGPAYVVHPPLGKWLIALGEKAFGNTELGWRFPAAIAGTLMVLILIRVAYRLFHSIVLAGTAGLLMTLDGFHLVLSRTSLLDIFLGLFILASFAAMVLDRDAYRRRWLRALEGGFDPATARRLPWAVPWWLLAAGILFGLACGVKWSALFFAPFFAMLVVVWRVGARRSAGVRRPFAGLIGDLGWLILSFTLTVIFYLATWTGWFVTNTGYFRHYRQANGLSEPPVLGALLNLLHYHVEAYTFHSGLTDRHVYQSWPWQWLLLGRPVAFYWNGDPRCGSQSCAAEILLLGTPILWWSFLPALGALLWFGIARRDWRAFAIGTGVVAGLLPWFYYAVADGRTMFVFYVLPALPFLILAVVYALGAIMTPPSGMATGAARTDRQLVGTIMAGVYVLLVALCFAYFHPIFVGQSIPYDSWSARMWLGSRWI from the coding sequence GTGACTGCGGCGCCGACGGCTGAAACCGACATCGCGACCCCGGACGTGCCCGAGGCCGAGCCGGGCAGTGCCCGGCGCGTCCCCGATTCGGTACGGCGGCGGCTGGCGACGTTGGACGACTGGCTGAACCCGTACTCGTGGGTGGTCACGGCCGTGATCGTGGCGGTCGCCGCGATCCTGCGCCTGGCGGGCCTGAGTAGGCCGAAGGGTTACATCTTCGACGAGGTGTACTACCCGACCGATGCGTGGGACATGCTCCAGCACGGCGTCGAGTGGGACGAGAAGACCAACGGGCCCGCGTACGTGGTGCACCCGCCGTTGGGCAAGTGGCTGATCGCGCTGGGTGAGAAGGCGTTCGGGAACACCGAGCTGGGCTGGCGGTTCCCGGCCGCGATCGCGGGCACGTTGATGGTCCTGATCCTGATCCGGGTGGCGTACCGGTTGTTCCACTCGATCGTGCTGGCGGGCACGGCCGGGCTGCTGATGACGCTGGACGGCTTCCATCTGGTGCTGTCGCGCACGTCGCTGCTGGACATCTTCCTCGGCCTTTTCATCCTGGCCTCGTTCGCGGCGATGGTGCTGGATCGGGACGCGTACCGGCGGCGGTGGTTGCGGGCCCTGGAGGGCGGCTTCGACCCCGCAACGGCGCGGCGGCTGCCGTGGGCGGTGCCGTGGTGGCTGCTGGCGGCGGGGATCCTGTTCGGGCTGGCGTGCGGGGTGAAGTGGAGCGCGCTGTTCTTCGCGCCGTTCTTCGCGATGCTGGTGGTGGTCTGGCGAGTGGGTGCGCGCCGCTCCGCGGGGGTACGGCGTCCGTTCGCGGGTCTGATCGGCGATCTGGGCTGGCTGATCCTGAGCTTCACGTTGACCGTGATCTTCTACCTGGCCACCTGGACGGGCTGGTTCGTCACGAACACCGGATACTTCCGGCACTACCGGCAGGCGAACGGGCTGAGCGAGCCGCCGGTGCTGGGCGCGCTGCTCAACCTCCTGCACTACCACGTCGAGGCATACACGTTCCACAGCGGCCTGACGGACCGGCACGTGTACCAGTCCTGGCCCTGGCAGTGGCTGCTGCTCGGCCGTCCGGTGGCGTTCTACTGGAACGGCGACCCGCGGTGCGGCTCGCAGAGCTGCGCCGCCGAGATCCTGCTGCTGGGTACCCCGATCCTGTGGTGGTCGTTCCTGCCGGCCCTGGGTGCGCTGCTGTGGTTCGGCATCGCGCGCCGGGACTGGCGGGCGTTCGCGATCGGCACGGGCGTGGTCGCGGGGTTGCTGCCCTGGTTCTACTACGCGGTGGCCGACGGCCGGACGATGTTCGTGTTCTACGTGCTGCCCGCGCTGCCGTTCCTCATCCTGGCGGTGGTGTACGCGCTGGGGGCGATCATGACTCCGCCGTCCGGGATGGCGACCGGCGCGGCCCGAACGGACCGGCAGCTCGTGGGAACGATCATGGCCGGCGTGTACGTGCTGCTCGTGGCGCTCTGCTTCGCCTACTTCCACCCGATCTTCGTGGGTCAGTCCATTCCGTACGACTCGTGGTCGGCGCGGATGTGGCTGGGAAGCCGCTGGATCTGA